In Pantoea cypripedii, the following proteins share a genomic window:
- the yigB gene encoding 5-amino-6-(5-phospho-D-ribitylamino)uracil phosphatase YigB — translation MKFYRPLRQIKAITFDLDDTLYDNHPVIRKTTAESHAALQAYHPALGDFTPADYQALRGELLVREPEIYHDVSEWRRRSVELALINVGLSAAEATKGASEVMSVFHRWRSEVEMPEETHATLTALGNKVPLVAITNGNANPEKLGLSCYFEFALRAGPHGRAKPWQDMYHLASERLGIAPEHILHVGDDLTTDVAGSLRAGMQACWINLRDGNLMQIDDARLLPHVEISQLASLTSLL, via the coding sequence ATGAAGTTTTATCGTCCGCTGCGTCAGATCAAAGCGATCACTTTTGATCTCGACGACACCTTATATGACAACCATCCGGTGATCCGCAAAACCACCGCAGAATCCCATGCCGCGTTGCAGGCTTATCACCCGGCATTGGGCGATTTCACTCCGGCGGATTACCAGGCGCTGCGTGGTGAATTGCTGGTACGCGAGCCGGAGATTTATCACGATGTGTCCGAATGGCGTCGTCGTTCGGTAGAACTGGCGCTGATCAATGTCGGTCTTTCTGCTGCGGAAGCCACCAAAGGGGCCAGTGAAGTGATGAGCGTGTTTCATCGCTGGCGGAGCGAGGTGGAGATGCCGGAAGAGACGCATGCGACGCTGACCGCGCTGGGCAACAAAGTCCCGCTGGTGGCGATCACCAACGGCAATGCCAATCCGGAAAAACTCGGCCTCTCCTGCTATTTTGAGTTCGCGCTGCGCGCCGGGCCGCATGGTCGCGCCAAGCCGTGGCAGGATATGTATCATCTGGCTTCGGAGCGGTTAGGCATTGCGCCGGAACATATTCTGCATGTCGGTGACGATCTCACCACCGATGTGGCTGGTTCACTGCGCGCCGGGATGCAGGCATGCTGGATTAACCTGCGTGACGGCAATCTGATGCAGATTGACGATGCGCGCCTGCTGCCGCACGTTGAAATTTCGCAGTTGGCATCACTGACCTCGCTGCTATAA